TTGCCACCAAACATTTCGGAAAGAATATGTGCTGTCAAGTGCCAACTTTTATTGGATAACCTTTgatcaattaattttatatatttatttttaaacaataataaaagaaattctctaaACTCACGCTTGTGTAAAGGGGGTAGGTcacaatatttaatttgaataaaaaatacatttccaCAAAATAACATTATACTTAATAGAAAGTAtttaaaaactctaaaaactaaGATCACAATAGATGTAATTGAGAAATTTAATATGATCAATAAGGTTATATTTCCGGTCAAACTCACATGCTCATcagttctctttattttttgcacaacatgaacaaaaatttcaataaaatttagaaaggACACGTGcagtaaaacaaaatatgtctgaccttacaattttttattgttttttttgggtcaaaaagGGTCTGAACGAGTTTCCAATTATCCCAGAAATACAAATCATTCTCATCCAGTCCTACTCACTGCTTCGTCCTCCGATCTGCCACTCCACCACCGCGATTTCTGCTTCGCCCTCCAATCTGCCACTCCACCACCGTGATTTCTCCTTTCGACTTTTCTCCTCGTCGTATACTTTCTtgtcaaaagagaaaaagggctCTGAACGAAGTTCGAACTCGTTGATTCACTCTCCGATCTGCAACTCCACCATCGTGATTTCTCCCTTCGATTTTTGAAGTTCCGAAGCTAAGCCAAAACCGAACCAGACCCGAGCTGGTAGCTGAGACTGTCGTCATTGTGAAATGGGTAAATCAGCATCCTCTCTGCTTCTTATATGCAATCGTTTGATTATTAGAGTAAGCCTTCCATTTCGTGCTTTTACTTCTAATTATTGTTCTACTGTTAGAGAAAATGCGAAAACCCCATATCAGAAACGGAATCAGTTGTTGAATTCTGTGAGAGATCACTCCAAATCTGGAACCTTTAAGAATCTTGATCATGCCTTAGGCCTGTTTGATACAATGCTTCACATGCACCCTTTGCCTTCCATTGTCGATTTTACTCAATTGTTGGGTGCCATTGCAAGAATGAAGCATTACTCCGTAGTCATTACTTTATTTCATCGAATGGAATCATTCGGAATCTCTCCCGATGTTTGTACTCTCACTGTTTTGATTAATTGCTACTGCCGTTTGAGACGGGTCGATTTTGGGTTCTCTGTCTTAGcaacaattttgaaacttggttaTCAGCCTAACCAAATTACTCTAAACACTCTTGTTAATGGTCTCTGTCTTCAAGGTAATATTCCTGGAGCTGTGAGGTTGGTAGATGAAATGGAGAACAAAGGGTACCGACCTGATGCAATTACTTGTGGAACAATAGTAAATGGTCTGTGTAAGATTGGCCAGACTGGTGTGGCTATTAGGTTGCTCAGGAAGATTGAAAAAAGGAATTTTGCACAAACTGTGGAGCTGTATAGCACGATCATTGACAGTTTATGTAAGGACAAATTGGTAACTGAGGCTTTGTACCTTTTGTCTGAAATGATGAGTAAAGGCATTCAGCCAGATGTTGTCACTTACAATTGCGTAATTCAAGGGCTATGCAATTTTGGCCGGTGGAGGGAGGCTGTGACCTTGTTGAATGAGATGGGACAAAGGAAGATCATGCAAAATGTGCGAAGCTTCAACATACTGGTTGACACGCTATGCAAGGAAGGGTTGTTGAGTGAGgcaaaaaaagtttttgaagtGATGATTCAAAGAGGCATTGATCCTAGCCAAGTCACTTACAGTTCTTTGATTGATGGTTATTGTTTGCAAAACCAAATGGATGGGGCAATTAAGACATTTAATATGATGGTTGAGAAGGGTTGTTCACCCGACGTGATTACCTATAACATATTGATCAATGGATAttgcaaaagtaaaaaaattgatgaggCAATGCGTATCTTTCATGAAATGTCCAACAAGGGAGTGATTCCTAATGTTTCGACTTACAACACTCTTATCAATGGGTTTTTCAAAGTGGAGAGACCCCAGGCTGCACTGGAGTTATTCCATAAGATGCAAGCTTGTGGCCAACATCCAGATCCCCTAACCTATAACATCTTGTTAGATGGATTTTGTAAGAATAGATGAATTGATGAGGCAATGACACTGTTTCAGGAGATGGAAGAAAAAAAGTCGGATCACGGTATTGTGTTTTACAACACCTTGATTGATGGGTTCTGCAATGTTGGGGAACTTACAATTGCAAGAGAAATCTTTTGCGGTCTTTTTGCAAAAGGATTGCAACCTAATGTTCGGACTTATACTATAATGATCAATGGATTTTGCAAGAATGAACTAATTGATGAAGCGGGTGAGCTGCTTGAGGAAATGGATAGCAACGGTTGTTCACCTGACCATCTCACATACAACATATTAATCCAGGGGTTATTGCAACATGGTGACACAGCAAGGGCAATGAAATATCTCAAAATGATGGTTGGCAAGGGATTTTCAGCAAACGCAACAACTGCTGCCATGTTTATTGACTTGCTGTTGTCTAATCAAGTAGATGAAAATATTCGAGAGTTGCTTCCAAAGTCTGGGTGAAGGTTATTTAGTTTCTCAAGATCAAagacaaattttatattttaacctATCACTAGTCATTATATGAGTGGTATATTTGCTTTGAGTAAAATTCTATACTTCTTACGAAATggtatttcttttcatttatgtGCCCAAGATTGTTTATTCCTTTTACTGTTCGATCTTTTGTTGCAATTTTCTTGTGCACGCATGTTGTTGCTAAACCATTTGACTAGCCATTAGGTGTATTATACTGCCCTCTTAGGTGGATACTCAAGAGTCCTAGTTTGAGACTAGATTCATAGATCTTATTTCTTGTACTAGTTAGCTATACTATGTTCCAACCATTATTGAAAGTTTTCCAATCATAAAAACTAGTATTCCAATTCAAATATAGCCGAAATATCAAACCTTCAATAGGTATCCTCCTCTACCCAAACCAGTCGCAAAATTCTTAAATGCTTAGCGATTAGGTTCTGGACCAAATTATATCTTGAATCAGTTTCAGTTTTACAAAAGTAATCCAGTTGTAACTAGCTGATCAAATTTAGTCTTAAAAAACATCATGGGTGCTTGCAAGTTAAACAACTattgttttaaaacaactatGGATTGAGTTGTTAGACCTATGCAATATCAATCAGTTTAAGATTCTTTTTGTTTCACTTTCATATCTTTTAGTTTCCTTTTTTCAAAATGCTGGATGAAATTTGTGTCAACCCTTACTAATTTTGATTCCTGTCCCGTTTGCACTTGCCACTATTTGAGTGTTACTAGGGGTTCTTGAAACTTTATTCATTTGAGGGTACGTAGAATAATAGTTTTAAAGTAAGAATGCCATcattagtaattttatttatttttatatcatacAACAATTgtgaaacaaataataattagtttGGCACTTTGGTTGCTTCATGCCTCCCTCCCTCTAGGATAAAGCCATATTGTTTTACTCTGTACTGTAATCATATCAACATATTAACTAATGATTAATGGGACCTACTAATGTTAAAGTGCATGGGAAATcttgaagtttttttttctttttctttccttttacgTAAGAAAGGCTAGAATGGCCTTGTAGACAAGCCAATCTGTCTTTATTCTAGAAAATCATAGTAATAGTATGAACTATGAAATCTTCAGATATTTCCTCTTCTATAGACAATTGACTGAGGGAGGTTAAAACCAAACCATGTTTGGAGATAGTATTGTGTGAAAATGGTTAAGGTTGTGGAGGTTCAATAGTTAAAGTGAAATCTATTAATTTGTTTGGAATATTTGTACAAAAGGCACTATTTATTAGACCtgcaagaaggaaaaaaaataaaattatactacGCTTGAGCCTTGTGTTTTGGCTTGGAGATCATCATAAATATTGTACATCACCTCCATCTCTATATCAGTGGAAGATAAAACTGACTAATGGGGGTAATGATAATTGTAAGGAATATCTTgatttttccttcatttttgcAGGGGAAGTTATAAAACTTGTGGTATTTGGGgtacaaatctgatttttagTGAATGCTCATCAATGTTGAGGCTGTCTCAGTCttctgcataattttttttttttgcacttgcGGGGAAGCCTTTGATAGGCAACAATAATCTATAAAATGGAAGCTAAATCAAGGCCTTGTGCAATGTATGAGCTAACAAGGTATTCTGTTAGTGTCAGATTGTACATCAAAGACACTGATCACAACTTATCATCTCATAAAgtgaaaaaagttttaaaatttgttatgaatctaaaatttttgtcatgaaaaaagtttgattttaaaCATATGTGGAGATATCTTTTTTCAACACGCTATATAACTATAGAAGGGACTGTGAATATGTCATTTTTGTcacataattttatttagaaattatctaaacatgtttggagcggATCTTTATCGTCAACTTCTTATAAACACAAGCATTGCCTTTGTTTTGCTAGacacaaaatcacaaaagaGAAACACTAATTTGTACTTGTTACTCATGAGTGGCATATACTGGTGTGTgtgtctgagagagagagagagagggcaaGTGATATACATAACACTTAATGATATCAAAGGTCCATGTATATAGGCACACATGCACATGATGGTGCTGTCTGTTGCATATGAGTTTTGATAATAGAACCCTCCCAATATTTAGTGCAGAGACTTTGTTGTTTGTAACAAAAAGTTCCCTTGTTTATAAGTGTGTGCGTGTCTTTTTTATTAGTGAGGTTTTATATATAGAGCttatgtatgtatttatgtaAATTTTGTTGATACCCTCTAGTTCTTAGTATAAGTTCTAGCGTTGGTATCACCAATTCTAATTCTTGAACCACATTGCAATTTGTGTGGTCTGCACTCTGCGTAAGAATTTGTGGGgatttactaaatttttttgtgaattgttGACAGTACTGGTAGACTAAAGTGGGTTGCTTATCTAGATGTTTAGAAGAATCAAGTTTAGAAATTTATtggtgaattttaaaaaattttgggttcatGTTGCTAGCTCCCGTTGAATTTCATTAGGCCAACCAGTTGTCCATGTTTATACAATTCTTTTAGTCTTAGGGACGTGTTGTGACTTGATGAGTTTGATGCCGCCTATGTTAGTGAAATACTTGGATTTCATAAGCAAGTTCTAGCACAAGTATTCTCTCCTCTGCTTAATTCTGTAATTAGAAAGGGAGGAATGGAAGTAGTGGAAAAAGTTAAAATCAATAGTTGTCAAAGATATCAATGCTTAAGGAAGTactggtttttttatttattttaatgtgaaatttttgtatgtCCATGCTCTTTGTTTTTTGCAGGAAGAGCTTAAGAATACTACTATTAAAATGGCTGAACTGAGTAAAGTTCTTAACACCCCCGGGGCAGAGAAACAAACCAAAAGAGAGTTGTTTGATGCGCTAAGGCAGGAACTTGAGTaagttttagtgttttttgtccttttttcaTTTGTCTTTAGAGGTAGAAATAGCCTCCCAGGTGCGCACTAAAGGCATTCACTTACTTTTTGGAAAACTCATAGCTTTTATGTGGTTGTGAAAAGGCTTTGGTCATCTGTTGGACAATTGTCGTTATCTTAAAGTTATCTTAGCAGTATCAAATGTTAAATAGTGACTGAGTTTTCAGTACCTTGAAATTTCCTTGACTTTGTCAAAAATTAATAAGATGACCAATCTAGTGTAACCAATTTTGATGATTAATGTGGATggatatatgaaaataatgaatgaaactttttttttgataagtaataagactTTTATTCAAGAAGAAAAACGCAAACAGCCATTACAGGTGTTCAAGATGGTGAACACAAAAAACAGCAAACAAAAACAActgaaaacagaaaaaaagaagcaacttAATTGGCATTACTAAGCGTAGAAAAGAACTCCAAAGCAGAAGAACAGTTTGAATAACCCTAGCATTTAGCCCAttcaaaaaaagtatttttggCTGAGTGCTTGTAACTGATCAAGCGTTCTCTCCAGAACCTCAAAAAAGCGTTGGTTTCTTTCCAACCAAACAACCCATATCAAGCAACCAGGAACCATATTCCATACGTTTGAAGCATATTTTCCAAACCAATTACTCCAACAAGACACCAAACTCTCCACAGAACCTAGCATGACCCATTGAATCCCAAAAGCTTGTAACATTTGCACCCACAAAGAATAAGCTACAAGACAGTGAATGAGAAGATGGTCCATAGATTCCACAGAACAGCAGCACATGCAGCACCTATTCGCCAAAGGGAGGCCCCAGAGCATCAAATTATCCAAGGTAAGAATCCGGCCATGAATCCCCTTCCATGGGAAGTAAGAAGGAGTTGTACCCCTGATATTATGATAGAAGGACCAAGTATCAAACTTACCATTCCTATTAAGACACCACTAGGGTCTATCCCACCCAATACCACTTGGGATCCGAGACTAAATGAGTTCTAGGAAAGAGAAGGCAGCCTCAAATTCCCTCTCATGAAAATTCCTATAAAATCTCAGATTCCAACATCTACTACTCCCATCCTCTTGATGATCCAACAAGTCAGAAATACAGGCTTCCTTGTCACAAGAACACGCATATAACTGAGGATAGAGcattttaagagagaaatccCCAACCcacctatcatgccaaaaaCGAATACGAGAACCATCACCCACCACAAAAGCTAAGTGTTTGGAGAACCTCTCCCAACTGACAATAATACCACGCCAAAGGCCACACCCGTGTGCCCTTCTACAATCTTTAGTAGTCCACCCCCCTTGACCCTCGCCATATTTGGTGGCAATAACCCTCTGCCGAAGACTAGTTCCTTCTTGGCCAAACCTCCATAACCATTTCCCTAATAGAGCTTGGATGAAGTGACCAAACTTCCTATCCCCCAAACCACCCATCTCTAGAGGTGAACATACCTTCTCCCAAGCCACCAAAGAATGTTTAAAACACTCATCCGAAGACCCCCACAAGAATTTCCTCTAAATAAGCTCCAATCTGTCAGCCACAGCTACAGGGATGGTAAATAAGGATAGATAGTATGTGGGAAAACTAGAGAGGGTACTCTTCAAGAGAGTAAACCTACTACCCTTAGACAAATATAGATGCTTCCAACCAGCCAGCTTTTtctccatcttctccaaaatgGGGTTCCAAATGGATGGTAAATAAGGATAGATAATGAATGAAACTTGAAAGTGGGTTTAGCAATTTTGGGTAGATACCCTGTATGTGGGTTGAATCCATGTGGGTAGATACCTTGTACGTACATACCTTAGGTGGTTCGAAGCTTAAATCAACTCTTTGTCAAACTTTGGTAATGCACATGAGGATAGAGCTTTCTTTGTCCATTGCCACTTTTTTTACTCTGAACCTGGGATCTCTAAATGGATCTGGAAGAACATCTCACATTGCAAGCATGTGTGGTTTTTTTCAATGTCATGGTTTAGAAGGGGCTTCCAATGTGTGACAATACTAATTTTATGGCACTTGTGCCTATTGAAGCTTCTgtaacatataatttttatcgATTTCATACGGAGCTCCAATGCTGGAGAAAGCTTCTAAATCTGTTTGGGAGCTAATTTTGGACAGTAATGGTCTGGGGAAGGAAATTAGTAAGATGGTTGAAAAGGTATTTTCTTGATTGAGTGGCCGGGAACCTCCATTGTTTCCCATGCCAGACGGTGAGACTCATACTAATAAAGAAAttgagaatgaaaaagaaaaaggaaaaggaaaagaaaaagaatgggctaatgaaaacaaagaaaaggagaatTCTCCCTCTTCATTAaagaaaagtaattttagtgaatTGAATGTAGGAGGTGCATGTGAAGCTACGAGCATATCTAGTGATCCTCCAGCCATACTAGAAGATTCTAGTAAATCACCCAACCAAGTTTGAAGACACGAGTCACTATGTCATGCCAAGAGCCTTCTGGCTCAATGCCGTTACTGTTTTTCTCAAAAGGAGAACCTGGGTTCAAACATCACCTCCCCCACTTGAAAGTTACAAAAAAAGGCCACTATGCCAGTTCCCATATCATTACTTACCAACAAGAGTAACTTTGTCAAACGAGCTATTTATAACAGATGTGGGGTGGTGCAAATCTGGTTATTTAGTCtagattttgatttgtcatCAGTTTCTCAATTCATTTTAATGgaataaaattaacattatcATGCTATCTAATTCTTTGGTTGCAATTCTTTAGGCTATCTAGTGTTTCGTATTATTAATGAGGTACTTATTTGGAATAAAATCATTTAACTGAACTTGGCAACTGATGTGTGAAACTATGTTTGCACAACCATTGTGCTGTATGATGTTAACTTGATTCATGCAGTTTATACCATAGTAAAGTATTGTGAATATTTCTATGAGGGATGGTTGTATTTGTTGCTTGAATTAGTTAGTGCAGAATTTAGATGTACTTATTTTGTAAACAGCATACTTGCACTTGAGCATATCAGATCTCATTTAGTGATTCATTTTCACTATCACAATGAAATCTAATTTATGATTTCCACTGCTGTCCTCTGGGGTGCAAAGTTGCTGCAGGAAATAACATGTAATGATATGTTTTTTCTTGGTAGATTGAAACGGattatatctatctatctatctatatatatatatatatttgagccTAAAGTTATTGtacagaaaaattaaaagaaagctGCAGCAGTGTATGGCCATTGTATGGAGGTTTCTGATTCAAAGTAGACCAGGTTTCACATTATCCAATTTCAATCATGCAAGAACCTCCATTGTGTGGTTGGAAAGTATTTCAGAATAAAATCAAGTCTGGATGCAGGTTCTTATATGAGGCAGAGGCATGTTCTTTCCCATATTCATGGAACCTGTTCCCAATTCGTTTGTTTGACAGGTTCTGTAATCTGGTAAGTTGGAACATTCTTTGTAACAGGGCATGCTTTACAGTTAAGGGTGGTAGGTCTGTCATTGTTTGGAATAGAGGGTATCacgttttttttcttcaaggaCTTTGTTTTTTGGACAACTATTTTTAGatgcaacaaaaaagaaaagtttatttcAAGATAATAACATAAAGTTCTAACCAGCAACATAGTCATTTCAGACCCAAATATGTTCATGAAACTATTTTGAGGCA
This genomic stretch from Quercus lobata isolate SW786 chromosome 3, ValleyOak3.0 Primary Assembly, whole genome shotgun sequence harbors:
- the LOC115979433 gene encoding pentatricopeptide repeat-containing protein At1g63080, mitochondrial-like isoform X1, whose amino-acid sequence is MGNIPGAVRLVDEMENKGYRPDAITCGTIVNGLCKIGQTGVAIRLLRKIEKRNFAQTVELYSTIIDSLCKDKLVTEALYLLSEMMSKGIQPDVVTYNCVIQGLCNFGRWREAVTLLNEMGQRKIMQNVRSFNILVDTLCKEGLLSEAKKVFEVMIQRGIDPSQVTYSSLIDGYCLQNQMDGAIKTFNMMVEKGCSPDVITYNILINGYCKSKKIDEAMRIFHEMSNKGVIPNVSTYNTLINGFFKVERPQAALELFHKMQACGQHPDPLTYNILLDGFCKNR
- the LOC115979433 gene encoding uncharacterized protein LOC115979433 isoform X2, encoding MAELSKVLNTPGAEKQTKRELFDALRQELEKIKRKLQQCMAIVWRFLIQSRPGSYMRQRHVLSHIHGTCSQFVCLTGSVIWRFFRRCLDHQEVLGKECRKLSSGSKVNGQSVHPVPNNIQRSGVSAVQGHTKVIWREDPNFSPSALHFMSSEYPIN
- the LOC115979433 gene encoding uncharacterized protein LOC115979433 isoform X3 — encoded protein: MAELSKVLNTPGAEKQTKRELFDALRQELEKIKRKLQQCMAIVWRFLIQSRPGSYMRQRHVLSHIHGTCSQFVCLTGSVIWRFFRRCLDHQEVLGKECRKLSSGSKVNGQSVHPVPNNIQRSGVSAVQGHTKAVSPTALPQIFKNSVCFPTS
- the LOC115979433 gene encoding uncharacterized protein LOC115979433 isoform X4 produces the protein MAELSKVLNTPGAEKQTKRELFDALRQELEKLQQCMAIVWRFLIQSRPGSYMRQRHVLSHIHGTCSQFVCLTGSVIWRFFRRCLDHQEVLGKECRKLSSGSKVNGQSVHPVPNNIQRSGVSAVQGHTKVIWREDPNFSPSALHFMSSEYPIN